One Brassica napus cultivar Da-Ae chromosome A1, Da-Ae, whole genome shotgun sequence genomic region harbors:
- the LOC125575572 gene encoding probable serine/threonine-protein kinase PBL1, with protein sequence MVLGCFPLKGKKKRGSVSMKRLDLEESRKPIALPEPPPKVPSRNLQSAPPSFRTRAKPSNVEMSSSRTRVMSAPSSIHGVAERDLLSHEEQETIPQPLPLPSPRTGSSLKNWGSFKSFNGSSGRLSSSAVSGPLPLPPSVSVRSFSYDEVVSACSAFATDRCVSEGLSSVMYMASFGDEAASTSSLKKVEATVVRLNVITQSIREFTNEVNTLASLQHQNLCKLLGYHAREGSDTRMLVYERLALGSLDRLLHGRSDGPPLDWNTRMKIALCAAQGLTFLHEEGPFQAMYNEFSTANIQVDKDFSAKLSGYGCVGNTPETETSNSSALANLSVETLERGVLTPKSNVWSYGIVLLEMLTGRRNMDGSYPKEERNLVKWSKAFLSDDCRLSLIMDPQLKGRFPAKAARSIADIAQRCLQVEPSERPTMRNIVEQLKVIQDMKYSCRFPLREPAPVAARKHMGRSSSLNTIVWTPGVAAPPRSSFSPSPPAGRPSVSPTRGRGLVFPARVCSSLEMSREEVRRLSSGSGRRTSLEGF encoded by the exons ATGGTTTTAGGGTGTTTCCCTTTGAAAGGCAAGAAGAAACGTGGCTCTGTCTCTATGAAACGGTTAGATCTCGAAGAAAGCCGCAAACCAATTGCTTTACCGGAGCCACCACCCAAGGTTCCAAGCCGTAATCTACAGTCCGCTCCTCCGAGTTTCAGAACTAGAGCGAAGCCTAGTAATGTCGAGATGAGCAGCAGCAGGACGAGAGTGATGTCTGCTCCTTCGAGCATTCACGGTGTAGCTGAGAGGGATTTGCTTAGCCACGAGGAGCAAGAAACTATTCCACAACCACTTCCGTTACCGTCTCCTAGAACTGGCTCTTCGTTGAAGAACTGGGGGAGTTTTAAATCGTTTAACGGAAGCAGCGGGAGGTTATCATCATCTGCTGTCTCTGGACCTTTGCCTTTGCCGCCTAGTGTGTCTGTAAGAAGCTTCTCGTACGATGAAGTAGTGTCTGCTTGTAGTGCCTTTGCTACAGACAGATGTGTCTCCGAAGGTCTTTCGTCTGTTATGTACATGGCTTCCTTTGGTGACGAGGCTGCTTCAACTTCGAGTTTAAAGAAGGTCGAAGCAACTGTTGTGCGCCTTAATGTAATAACTCAG AGTATTAGGGAGTTTACTAATGAAGTGAACACATTGGCGTCGCTGCAACACCAGAATCTTTGTAAACTGTTAGGCTATCACGCACGTGAAGGATCTGACACGAGAATGTTGGTCTACGAGAGGCTTGCTCTTGGAAGCTTGGACCGGTTGCTACACGGGAGATCAGATGGTCCTCCGCTTGATTGGAACACTAGAATGAAGATTGCTCTATGCGCAGCTCAGGGTCTAACCTTCTTACACGAAGAAGGACCCTTTCAG GCGATGTACAATGAGTTTTCAACGGCTAACATCCAAGTAGATAAAGACTTCAGCGCCAAGCTATCTGGATACGGTTGCGTAGGCAACACTCCCGAGACAGAGACCTCTAACAGTTCAGCACTAGCTAACCTCTCAGTAGAGACACTAGAGAGAGGGGTTTTGACACCAAAGAGCAACGTGTGGAGCTACGGGATAGTTCTGCTTGAGATGTTAACTGGTCGGAGAAACATGGACGGTTCATACcctaaagaagaaagaaacttaGTGAAATGGAGCAAAGCTTTTCTATCAGACGACTGCAGACTCTCTCTTATAATGGATCCTCAGCTCAAAGGTCGGTTTCCGGCGAAAGCAGCGAGGAGCATAGCGGACATAGCGCAGAGGTGTTTGCAGGTGGAGCCATCAGAGCGTCCAACCATGAGGAATATTGTTGAGCAGCTCAAGGTTATACAGGACATGAAGTACTCTTGTAGGTTCCCGTTACGGGAGCCAGCACCTGTCGCGGCGAGGAAACATATGGGAAGATCAAGCAGTCTCAACACTATTGTTTGGACACCGGGGGTAGCAGCGCCGCCGAGGTCTAGTTTTTCGCCGTCGCCACCAGCAGGACGACCGTCAGTTTCGCCTACAAGGGGACGGGGGTTGGTGTTCCCGGCAAGAGTGTGTTCGTCGTTGGAGATGAGTAGGGAGGAGGTACGGAGATTGTCTTCGGGCAGTGGTAGGAGAACTAGTCTTGAAGGGTTTTGA
- the LOC125575573 gene encoding serine/threonine-protein kinase AtPK1/AtPK6-like yields the protein MVSSHLTVPNKTHKQQYLSLSPQVSLLKDDVELDFSDVFGPLPEEAGDVAFDEPAVIHTRSHSLVGPSSIGSHSFKLSKLTLLETEDSVDLVECVERESSPFSGTDDTDSDGSPEKDVVVKVPGVVGLDDFEVMKVVGKGAFGKVYQVKKKETSEIFAMKVMRKDKIMEKNHAEYMKAERDILTKIDHPFIVQLKYSFQTKYRLYLVLDFINGGHLFFQLYHQGLFREELARVYTAEIISAVSHLHEKGIMHRDLKPENILMDVDGHVMLTDFGLAKEFEENTRSNSMCGTTEYMAPEIVKGKGHDKAADWWSVGILLYEMLTGKPPFMGSRGKIEQKIVKDKIKLPQFLSSEAHSLLKGLLQKEPERRLGSGPSGAGEIKEHKWFKGMNWKKLEAREVKPSFKPEISGRQCIANFDKCWTEMSVLDSPANSPSSDPKANPFTNFTYVRPPPSFLQHM from the exons ATGGTCTCCTCCCACCTTACTGTCCCCAACAAAACCCACAAGCAGCAATATTTGTCTCTCAGCCCACAAGTGTCTTTATTGAAAGATGACGTTGAGCTTGATTTCTCTGATGTGTTTGGCCCACTCCCTGAAGAGGCCGGAGACGTTGCCTTCGACGAGCCTGCTGTTATCCACACTCGTTCCCACTCTTTGGTTGGACCGTCTTCGATCGGGAGTCATTCTTTCAAGCTCAGCAAGCTTACCTTACTAGAGACTGAGGACTCTGTTGACTTGGTGGAGTGTGTTGAACGTGAATCGTCACCTTTCTCTGGTACTGACGACACTGACAGCGATGGATCTCCGGAGAAAGATGTGGTGGTGAAGGTCCCTGGTGTGGTTGGTCTTGATGATTTTGAGGTTATGAAGGTTGTAGGGAAAGGTGCGTTTGGGAAAGTGTATCAGGTGAAAAAGAAGGAGACGTCTGAGATATTCGCCATGAAGGTCATGAGAAAAGATAAGATCATGGAGAAGAACCATGCTGAGTACATGAAAGCTGAGCGCGATATTTTAACCAAGATTGATCATCCCTTCATTGTTCAACTTAAATACTCTTTTCAG ACTAAGTACAGGCTGTATCTTGTGCTCGACTTTATAAACGGAGGTCATCTTTTCTTCCAGCTCTATCATCAAGGACTGTTCAG GGAGGAATTGGCTCGTGTGTACACTGCAGAGATCATCTCTGCAGTTTCTCATCTCCACGAGAAAGGGATAATGCATAGGgatctcaaacctgaaaacATTCTCATGGACGTTGATGGCCATGTGATGCTAACTGATTTTGGTTTAGCAAAGGAGTTTGAAGAGAACACAAGATCAAACTCCATGTGTGGAACTACTGAGTATATGGCACCTGAAATTGTTAAAGGAAAAGGTCATGATAAGGCTGCTGATTGGTGGAGCGTTGGGATTCTTCTCTATGAGATGCTCACAGGAAAG CCACCGTTTATGGGGAGCAGAGGAAAGATAGAGCAGAAAATTGTGAAGGACAAGATCAAACTTCCGCAGTTTCTGTCCAGTGAGGCTCATTCCTTGCTGAAAGGG CTGCTGCAAAAAGAGCCAGAGAGGAGACTTGGGAGTGGACCAAGCGGAGCAGGGGAGATAAAAGAGCACAAATGGTTCAAGGGAATGAACTGGAAGAAACTGGAGGCAAGAGAAGTGAAGCCAAGTTTTAAGCCGGAGATATCTGGAAGACAGTGCATAGCGAATTTTGACAAGTGCTGGACTGAAATGTCTGTGTTGGATTCTCCAGCAAACAGTCCAAGCTCGGATCCTAAGGCCAACCCTTTTACCAACTTCACATACGTGAGACCTCCCCCATCATTCCTTCAGCATATGTGA
- the LOC106427929 gene encoding serine/threonine-protein kinase AtPK2/AtPK19-like isoform X2, translating to MAIGHLCINTHCFLQLGKQEDLLLLDIENMVCSECPVACKNVKPLQKHMCLTITPPLKDNVDLDFSDVFGPLPQESSDVVFDEPAVVHTRSHSLVGPSSIVDLDSEKAPEGDVAEVSGEVGIEDFEVLKVVGQGAFGKVFQVRKKDTSEIFAMKVMRKDKIMEKNHAEYMKAERDILTKIDHPFIVQLKYSFQTKYRLYLVLDFINGGHLFFQLYHQGLFREDLARVYAAEIVSAVSHLHENGIMHRDLKPENILMDVDGHVMLTDFGLAKEFEENTRSNSMCGTTEYMAPEIVRGKGHDKAADWWSVGILLYEMLTGKPPFMGSKGKIQQKIVKDKIKLPQFLSTEAHALLKGLLQKEPERRLGSGPRGAGEIKEHKWFKGINWKKLEAREVKPSFKPEVSGRQCIANFDKCWTDMSVLDSPANSPRSDPKANPFTNFAYARPPRSILSQAT from the exons ATGGCAATTGGACACTTGTGCATCAACACACACTGTTTCCTTCAACTAGGGAAACAAGAAGACCTTCTCCTCCTTGATATTG AAAATATGGTTTGCTCTGAGTGTCCTGTTGCCTGCAAGAACGTGAAACCGCTACAGAAACACATGTGTTTAACAATCACCCCTCCACTGAAAGATAACGTTGACCTTGACTTCTCTGATGTCTTTGGTCCACTCCCTCAAGAGTCCAGTGATGTTGTTTTCGACGAGCCTGCTGTTGTCCACACTCGCTCCCACTCTTTAGTTGGCCCTTCTTCCATCGTTGACTTAGACAGTGAGAAAGCTCCAGAAGGAGATGTGGCAGAGGTCTCAGGTGAAGTAGGCATTGAAGACTTCGAAGTTTTGAAGGTTGTGGGGCAAGGTGCGTTTGGGAAAGTGTTCCAGGTGAGGAAGAAGGACACCTCCGAGATATTCGCTATGAAGGTCATGAGAAAAGACAAGATCATGGAGAAGAACCATGCTGAGTACATGAAAGCTGAGCGTGACATCCTAACCAAGATTGATCATCCTTTCATTGTTCAACTTAAATACTCTTTCCAG ACTAAGTACAGGCTCTACCTTGTGCTTGACTTTATAAACGGAGGCCATCTCTTCTTCCAGCTCTATCACCAAGGGCTTTTCAG AGAGGACTTGGCTCGTGTCTACGCTGCAGAGATAGTCTCTGCGGTTTCTCATCTCCATGAGAATGGAATAATGCATAGAgatctcaaacctgaaaacatactcaTGGACGTAGACGGCCATGTGATGTTAACTGATTTTGGTTTGGCTAAGGAGTTTGAAGAGAACACAAGGTCAAACTCAATGTGTGGGACTACTGAGTATATGGCACCTGAAATCGTTAGAGGAAAAGGACATGATAAAGCTGCTGATTGGTGGAGCGTTGGGATTCTTCTCTATGAGATGCTCACTGGAAAG CCACCGTTTATGGGGAGCAAAGGAAAGATACAGCAGAAAATAGTGAAGGACAAGATTAAACTTCCACAGTTTCTGTCTACCGAAGCTCATGCTTTGTTAAAAGGG CTTCTACAAAAAGAGCCAGAGAGGAGACTTGGAAGTGGACCGAGAGGAGCAGGGGAGATAAAAGAGCATAAATGGTTCAAGGGAATAAACTGGAAGAAGCTGGAAGCTAGAGAAGTGAAGCCAAGTTTTAAGCCGGAAGTATCTGGAAGGCAATGCATAGCGAATTTTGACAAGTGTTGGACTGATATGTCTGTGTTGGACTCTCCAGCAAACAGTCCAAGGTCGGATCCTAAGGCCAACCCTTTTACCAACTTCGCATACGCCAGGCCGCCTCGTTCAATCCTCAGCCAAGCCACATAG
- the LOC106427929 gene encoding serine/threonine-protein kinase AtPK2/AtPK19-like isoform X1 — MVCSECPVACKNVKPLQKHMCLTITPPLKDNVDLDFSDVFGPLPQESSDVVFDEPAVVHTRSHSLVGPSSIVDLDSEKAPEGDVAEVSGEVGIEDFEVLKVVGQGAFGKVFQVRKKDTSEIFAMKVMRKDKIMEKNHAEYMKAERDILTKIDHPFIVQLKYSFQTKYRLYLVLDFINGGHLFFQLYHQGLFREDLARVYAAEIVSAVSHLHENGIMHRDLKPENILMDVDGHVMLTDFGLAKEFEENTRSNSMCGTTEYMAPEIVRGKGHDKAADWWSVGILLYEMLTGKPPFMGSKGKIQQKIVKDKIKLPQFLSTEAHALLKGLLQKEPERRLGSGPRGAGEIKEHKWFKGINWKKLEAREVKPSFKPEVSGRQCIANFDKCWTDMSVLDSPANSPRSDPKANPFTNFAYARPPRSILSQAT, encoded by the exons ATGGTTTGCTCTGAGTGTCCTGTTGCCTGCAAGAACGTGAAACCGCTACAGAAACACATGTGTTTAACAATCACCCCTCCACTGAAAGATAACGTTGACCTTGACTTCTCTGATGTCTTTGGTCCACTCCCTCAAGAGTCCAGTGATGTTGTTTTCGACGAGCCTGCTGTTGTCCACACTCGCTCCCACTCTTTAGTTGGCCCTTCTTCCATCGTTGACTTAGACAGTGAGAAAGCTCCAGAAGGAGATGTGGCAGAGGTCTCAGGTGAAGTAGGCATTGAAGACTTCGAAGTTTTGAAGGTTGTGGGGCAAGGTGCGTTTGGGAAAGTGTTCCAGGTGAGGAAGAAGGACACCTCCGAGATATTCGCTATGAAGGTCATGAGAAAAGACAAGATCATGGAGAAGAACCATGCTGAGTACATGAAAGCTGAGCGTGACATCCTAACCAAGATTGATCATCCTTTCATTGTTCAACTTAAATACTCTTTCCAG ACTAAGTACAGGCTCTACCTTGTGCTTGACTTTATAAACGGAGGCCATCTCTTCTTCCAGCTCTATCACCAAGGGCTTTTCAG AGAGGACTTGGCTCGTGTCTACGCTGCAGAGATAGTCTCTGCGGTTTCTCATCTCCATGAGAATGGAATAATGCATAGAgatctcaaacctgaaaacatactcaTGGACGTAGACGGCCATGTGATGTTAACTGATTTTGGTTTGGCTAAGGAGTTTGAAGAGAACACAAGGTCAAACTCAATGTGTGGGACTACTGAGTATATGGCACCTGAAATCGTTAGAGGAAAAGGACATGATAAAGCTGCTGATTGGTGGAGCGTTGGGATTCTTCTCTATGAGATGCTCACTGGAAAG CCACCGTTTATGGGGAGCAAAGGAAAGATACAGCAGAAAATAGTGAAGGACAAGATTAAACTTCCACAGTTTCTGTCTACCGAAGCTCATGCTTTGTTAAAAGGG CTTCTACAAAAAGAGCCAGAGAGGAGACTTGGAAGTGGACCGAGAGGAGCAGGGGAGATAAAAGAGCATAAATGGTTCAAGGGAATAAACTGGAAGAAGCTGGAAGCTAGAGAAGTGAAGCCAAGTTTTAAGCCGGAAGTATCTGGAAGGCAATGCATAGCGAATTTTGACAAGTGTTGGACTGATATGTCTGTGTTGGACTCTCCAGCAAACAGTCCAAGGTCGGATCCTAAGGCCAACCCTTTTACCAACTTCGCATACGCCAGGCCGCCTCGTTCAATCCTCAGCCAAGCCACATAG
- the LOC106427930 gene encoding thioredoxin H9, producing the protein MGSCVSKNKGDDDTIHNVDFSGGNVHLITTKESWDDKLAEAGRDGKIVIANFSATWCGPCKMLATFYVELSEKHPSLMFLLVDVDELCDFSSSWDIKATPTFFFLKNGQKIGKLVGANKPELQKKVTSIIDSLPQSPQQP; encoded by the exons ATGGGAAGCTGCGTCTCTAAG AACAAAGGAGACGATGATACAATCCATAACGTTGATTTTTCTGGTGGCAATGTTCATCTCATAACCACCAAAGAGAGCTGGGATGATAAATTAGCTGAAGCTGGCCGTGATGGCAAAATC GTGATTGCAAACTTCAGCGCGACATGGTGTGGTCCATGTAAGATGTTGGCAACGTTTTACGTTGAGCTCTCTGAGAAGCACCCTTCCCTTATGTtccttcttgttgatgttgATGAACTCTGC GATTTTAGCTCATCGTGGGACATAAAGGCAACACCAACCTTCTTTTTTCTAAAGAATGGTCAGAAAATAGGCAAGCTTGTCGGAGCTAACAAGCCTGAGCTACAGAAGAAGGTTACTTCCATCATTGACTCTCTACCTCAAAGTCCACAGCAGCCTTGA
- the LOC125588537 gene encoding ubiquitin-conjugating enzyme E2 11-like isoform X1 codes for MASKRILKELKDLQKDPPSNCSAGPVAEDMFHWQATIMGPPDSPYAGGVFLVSIHFPPDYPFKPPKVSFKTRVYHPNINSNGSICLDILKEQWSPALTISKVLTFCISVNLFNHKEDCLCLLMRVMMLWIQVLLSICSLLTDPNPDDPLVPEIAHMYKTDKTKYESTARSWTQKYAMG; via the exons ATGGCTTCGAAGAGGATTTTGAAAGAGCTTAAGGATTTGCAGAAGGATCCTCCTTCTAACTGCAGCGCAG GTCCTGTGGCTGAGGACATGTTCCATTGGCAAGCAACTATCATGGGACCTCCTGACAGTCCTTACGCTGGAGGAGTCTTTTTGGTCTCCATTCACTTTCCTCCGGATTACCCTTTCAAGCCACCAAAG GTGTCTTTTAAGACTAGGGTGTACCATCCCAACATCAACAGCAACGGAAGCATTTGCCTTGATATCCTGAAAGAACAGTGGAGTCCTGCTCTTACCATATCCAAGGTTTTGACCTTTTGTATCTCTGTCAACCTTTTTAACCACAAAGAAGACTGTTTATGTTTGTTAATGCGGGTGATGATGCTCTGGATACAGGTTTTGCTGTCGATCTGCTCATTGCTGACAGACCCGAACCCAGATGATCCTCTTGTGCCAGAGATTGCGCATATGTACAAGACGGATAAGACCAAGTACGAGTCAACTGCTCGAAGCTGGACGCAGAAGTACGCCATGGGATGA
- the LOC125588537 gene encoding ubiquitin-conjugating enzyme E2 11-like isoform X2: MASKRILKELKDLQKDPPSNCSAGPVAEDMFHWQATIMGPPDSPYAGGVFLVSIHFPPDYPFKPPKVSFKTRVYHPNINSNGSICLDILKEQWSPALTISKVLLSICSLLTDPNPDDPLVPEIAHMYKTDKTKYESTARSWTQKYAMG; the protein is encoded by the exons ATGGCTTCGAAGAGGATTTTGAAAGAGCTTAAGGATTTGCAGAAGGATCCTCCTTCTAACTGCAGCGCAG GTCCTGTGGCTGAGGACATGTTCCATTGGCAAGCAACTATCATGGGACCTCCTGACAGTCCTTACGCTGGAGGAGTCTTTTTGGTCTCCATTCACTTTCCTCCGGATTACCCTTTCAAGCCACCAAAG GTGTCTTTTAAGACTAGGGTGTACCATCCCAACATCAACAGCAACGGAAGCATTTGCCTTGATATCCTGAAAGAACAGTGGAGTCCTGCTCTTACCATATCCAAG GTTTTGCTGTCGATCTGCTCATTGCTGACAGACCCGAACCCAGATGATCCTCTTGTGCCAGAGATTGCGCATATGTACAAGACGGATAAGACCAAGTACGAGTCAACTGCTCGAAGCTGGACGCAGAAGTACGCCATGGGATGA
- the LOC106427875 gene encoding putative zinc transporter At3g08650 yields MMHSGCKKLLLLLFLFIAVFIGNTNGDTQEEISHKARASPDGNTGRNVIDGSGVEKALHDIGMADQKRGSSHSKVSVSTVVLFTLAMAAATGLGAVPFFFVELDPQWAGICNGMAAGVMLAASFDLVKEGQEHGSGNWVVTGILAGGLFIWLCKQFLEQYGEVSMLDIKGADAAKVVLVIGIMTLHSFGEGSGVGVSFAGSKGFSQGLLITLAIAVHNIPEGLAVSMVLTSRGVSPQNAMLWSIITSLPQPLVAVPAFLCADAFSKFLPFCTGFAAGCMVWMVIAEVLPDAFKESSPSQVASAATISVASMEAFSTLFESFTHDYNSEDASGFFVSLLFGLGPLLGGLFLVASALTFRLQHALLMGVASGIAFVLGLWRPLQLLLSAKVGLIPLVTLLAFGAGLSHVTSSTILNITSRKKSRAGSLISPVTNFPTSMITLQSLLACGAVGFHALAEGLALGVAAPKAYGLGRHMVLPVSLHGLPRGTAVASCVFGATDSWHAALAAAALIGFVGPVSAIGSILAGIDYSGLDHVMMVACGGLLPSFWQVVKRAVKLERKKGSVGMVLGVACAVVCLTFTRLVCLHTPYCNSAPEAVR; encoded by the exons ATGATGCATTCAGGCTGCAAAAAGCTTCTGCTGCTTCTATTCTTATTCATCGCTGTTTTCATTGGAAACACTAACGGAGACACTCAGGAGGAGATCTCGCACAAAGCAAGAGCTTCTCCTGATGGAAACACTGGAAGAAACGTTATAGACGGAAGCGGTGTTGAGAAAGCCTTACATGACATTGGAATGGCTGATCAGAAGAGAGGCAGCAGCCACAGCAAAGTTTCAGTCTCAACAGTTGTATTGTTCACCTTGGCAATGGCTGCTGCCACTGGGTTAGGCGCAGTGCCGTTTTTCTTTGTCGAGCTCGATCCTCAATGGGCTGGAATATGCAATGGCATGGCGGCTGGTGTGATGTTGGCCGCTAGCTTTGATCTTGTGAAGGAGGGGCAAGAGCATGGTTCTGGAAACTGGGTTGTTACTGGTATTCTAGCCGGTGGGTTGTTCATTTGGCTCTGCAAGCAG TTCCTTGAACAATATGGTGAGGTTAGCATGCTGGATATCAAAGGAGCAGATGCAGCCAAAGTTGTTCTCGTAATAGGTATCATGACACTTCATTCTTTCGGGGAGGGATCAGGGGTTGGCGTATCGTTCGCTGGCTCAAAGGGTTTTAGTCAAGGGCTTCTGATCACTTTGGCAATAGCCGTTCATAATATTCCAGAAGGGTTGGCTGTTAGCATGGTGCTGACGTCAAGGGGTGTCTCTCCACAAAACGCAATGCTCTGGAGTATAATCACATCTTTGCCTCAG CCTCTCGTTGCTGTGCCAGCTTTTTTATGTGCTGATGCGTTTAGCAAGTTCTTACCCTTTTGTACTGGATTTGCCGCTGGGTGTATGGTTTGGATGGTTATTGCTGAAGTGCTTCCTGATGCATTCAAG GAATCGTCTCCGTCGCAAGTAGCATCTGCAGCCACAATATCAGTAGCATCCATGGAAGCTTTTAGCACTCTTTTCGAGAGTTTCACGCATGATTACAA CTCAGAGGATGCTTCTGGCTTCTTCGTTTCACTCCTGTTTGGTCTCGGCCCATTGCTTGGAGGCTTATTTCTTGTTGCGTCGGCACTCACCTTCCGTCTCCAGCACGCTCTCCTCATGGGAGTAGCCTCAGGCATTGCCTTTGTACTCGGTCTCTGGCGTCCTCTTCAACTACTGCTCTCCGCAAAAGTGGGACTCATCCCTCTGGTTACTCTACTCGCGTTTGGAGCCGGGCTGAGCCATGTCACTAGCTCAACCATCCTGAACATTACTTCTCGGAAGAAGTCTCGAGCTGGCAGTTTAATCTCTCCAGTAACTAATTTTCCAACGAGTATGATAACACTTCAATCATTATTAGCGTGTGGAGCGGTTGGTTTCCACGCATTAGCCGAGGGGCTCGCTCTTGGAGTTGCTGCTCCAAAGGCGTATGGGCTAGGCAGACACATGGTGCTCCCAGTTTCCTTACACGGGCTGCCAAGAGGGACAGCGGTTGCAAGCTGCGTTTTCGGTGCTACAGATAGCTGGCACGCAGCTCTTGCGGCGGCTGCTTTGATTGGGTTTGTGGGACCTGTGTCAGCCATAGGGTCTATACTAGCCGGGATAGATTACAGTGGGCTTGATCATGTGATGATGGTGGCGTGCGGTGGATTACTGCCTAGCTTCTGGCAGGTGGTGAAGAGAGCGGTGAAGTTAGAGAGAAAGAAGGGGAGTGTGGGGATGGTGCTGGGAGTAGCGTGTGCGGTTGTGTGTCTGACTTTTACTAGACTGGTGTGCTTGCATACGCCTTATTGCAACTCTGCACCTGAGGCTGTTAGGTGA
- the LOC125588594 gene encoding protein RETICULATA-RELATED 3, chloroplastic-like, producing MAAIARLHLSAKSNPNLPPPRAINLSRDPRIAVSFPRSGSVCSLHTNFSSPNLPIPCAGGGGGGGGNFGNPPSGGGGGGGDGGEEGSSSSSWGPIGMFIEGWRSRVSADPQFPFKVLMEELVGVTACVLGDMASRPNFGLNELDFVFSTLVVGSILNFMLMYLLAPTSATAGVSQRLPGIFKNCPSGHMFEQGGFTVMNRFGTLVYKGMVFATVGLAAGLVGTAISNGLIMLRKKMDPGFETPNKPPPTVLNSLTWATHMGVSANVRYQTLNGVEFLLARAMPPVVFKTSVFVLRCVNNVVGGMSFVLLARMTGSQSVEGKSEVGVEEEKTEIHVKVKDV from the coding sequence ATGGCTGCTATCGCGCGCCTTCATCTGTCAGCGAAATCGAATCCGAATCTACCTCCGCCGCGAGCGATCAACCTCTCGCGCGATCCAAGAATCGCCGTCTCGTTTCCACGAAGCGGATCAGTATGTTCACTCCACACCAACTTCTCCTCTCCAAACCTCCCAATCCCATGCGCCGGAGGCGGCGGTGGCGGTGGTGGTAACTTCGGTAATCCACCCtcaggtggtggtggaggaggaggcgaCGGAGGAGAAGAAGGATCATCGTCTTCCTCATGGGGACCAATAGGGATGTTCATCGAAGGATGGAGATCACGAGTCTCAGCAGACCCTCAGTTCCCTTTCAAGGTCCTCATGGAAGAGCTCGTCGGAGTCACCGCCTGTGTCCTCGGCGACATGGCGTCGCGTCCCAACTTCGGACTAAACGAGCTAGACTTCGTCTTCTCAACCCTCGTCGTGGGTTCGATTCTCAACTTCATGCTCATGTACCTCTTAGCTCCCACTTCAGCCACCGCAGGCGTCTCCCAGAGGTTGCCCGGAATCTTCAAGAACTGCCCTTCGGGACATATGTTCGAACAGGGTGGGTTCACGGTCATGAACCGTTTTGGTACCCTTGTGTATAAAGGAATGGTCTTTGCGACTGTTGGGTTAGCTGCGGGTCTTGTCGGAACGGCTATCTCTAATGGGTTGATTATgttgaggaagaagatggaTCCGGGGTTCGAGACGCCGAACAAGCCGCCGCCGACGGTGCTGAACTCGCTGACTTGGGCGACGCATATGGGGGTGAGTGCTAATGTGAGGTACCAGACGTTGAATGGAGTTGAGTTCTTGCTTGCGAGGGCGATGCCGCCTGTGGTGTTTAAGACGAGTGTGTTTGTGTTGAGGTGTGTGAACAATGTTGTGGGAGGGATGTCGTTTGTTTTGTTGGCGAGGATGACTGGATCGCAGTCTGTGGAGGGGAAGAGTGAGGTTGGGGTTGAGGAGGAGAAGACGGAGATTCATGTGAAGGTGAAGGATGTTTGA
- the LOC106427973 gene encoding NADH dehydrogenase [ubiquinone] 1 alpha subcomplex subunit 1 gives MSLVWLEAALPLGIIGGMLCIMGNSQYYIHKAYHGRPKHIGHDEWDVAMERRDKKVVEKATSPSS, from the exons atgtcgtTGGTGTGGCTAGAAGCGGCTCTGCCTCTGGGAATCATCGGAGGGATGCTCTGCATCATGGGCAATTCTCAGTACTACATCCACAAAGCTTACCATGGCCGT CCGAAGCACATCGGGCATGATGAATGGGATGTTGCTATGGAGAGACGCGACAAGAAAGTCGTCGAGAAAGCCACATCTCCTTCCTCATGA